In a genomic window of Brassica rapa cultivar Chiifu-401-42 chromosome A10, CAAS_Brap_v3.01, whole genome shotgun sequence:
- the LOC103845049 gene encoding KH domain-containing protein At5g56140 isoform X1, producing the protein MMMMTSLGGGGGGGGGGRLMAYSSSLSVPPSAPHSPSYSGGLRSQSSMFVEQEKYLSELLEERHKLTPFFPVIPHARRLLNQEIMRVTTLLENATVLTQSGLNPLGNGRIFQNARADLSGWGASQFPSERSVPSSPGPNWLNSPGSPSGLIAKRTLRVDIPVDDYPNYNFVGRLLGPRGNSLKRVEASTDCRVLIRGRGSIKDPVKEEMMRGKPGFEHLNEPLHILVEAELPIEIIDARLMQAREILDDLLTPMEETHDVYKKQQLRELALLNGTLRDEGSPMSGSVSPFNGLGMKRAKTREDV; encoded by the exons atgatgatgatgacgtcgctcggtggaggtggtggtggggGCGGCGGAGGGAGGTTGATGGCGTATTCGTCGTCTCTTTCGGTTCCTCCTTCTGCTCCTCATTCCCCTAGCTATTCCGGTGGTCTACGATCACAGTCTTCTATGTTCGTTGAACAAGAAAA GTATCTTTCAGAGCTACTTGAAGAGCGTCATAAGCTCACTCCATTCTTTCCCGTTATTCCACATGCACGTCGGCTACTAAACCAGG AGATTATGCGTGTAACCACACTGTTGGAGAATGCCACAGTTTTGACTCAGAGTGGGCTTAACCCTCTAGGTAATGGAAGGATATTTCAGAATGCAAGAGCTGACCTTAGCGGATGGGGAGCCTCACAATTTCCATCAGAA AGATCTGTTCCATCTTCTCCGGGACCAAACTGGCTTAACTCACCTGGCAGTCCGTCCGGTCTGATCGCCAAGCGAACCCTCAGAGTCGATATTCCAGTCGACGACTATCCAAAT tACAATTTCGTTGGTCGCCTCCTCGGTCCTAGAGGAAACTCCTTGAAGCGAGTTGAAGCAAGCACTGATTGTCGTGTTCTTATAAGAGGAAGAGGCAGCATAAAAGATCCAGTTAAG GAGGAAATGATGAGAGGAAAACCAGGATTTGAGCACTTAAATGAGCCACTTCATATCTTAGTCGAAGCAGAGTTACCAATTGAGATCATTGATGCACGTCTCATGCAAGCTCGGGAGATACTCGATGATCTTCTTACTCCTATG GAGGAAACGCATGATGTCTACAAGAAACAGCAGCTGCGAGAGCTAGCATTACTCAATGGAACTCTTCGTGATGAAGGATCTCCAATGTCCGGTTCTGTTTCTCCTTTCAATGGCCTTGGAATGAAGAGAGCCAAAACAAGAGAAGATGTGTAG
- the LOC103845050 gene encoding ubiquitin-conjugating enzyme E2 30 isoform X1 — MASRRINSELRDLQKDPPFSCSAGQYINYQSPVGDDMYHWQATIMGPTDSPFTGGVFLVSIHFPPDYPFKPPKVSFRTKVYHPNVNSNGSICLDILKEQWSPALTISKVLLSISSLLTDPNPDDPLVPEIANIYKTDRTKYENTARSWTQKYAMG, encoded by the exons ATGGCTTCTAGAAGAATTAACAGCGAGCTTAGGGACCTGCAAAAGGACCCTCCTTTCTCTTGCAGTGCCGGTCAGTATATTAACTATCAAA GTCCTGTGGGTGATGATATGTACCACTGGCAAGCAACTATCATGGGTCCAACTGATAGCCCATTCACCGGTGGTGTATTTCTTGTTTCCATTCACTTCCCTCCAGATTACCCCTTCAAGCCACCAAAG GTTTCTTTCCGCACCAAGGTCTATCACCCGAATGTCAACAGTAATGGCAGCATCTGTCTTGACATTCTGAAGGAGCAGTGGAGCCCTGCTCTTACCATATCCAAG GTTCTTCTGTCGATAAGCTCATTGCTGACGGATCCAAACCCTGATGATCCTCTGGTTCCAGAGATAGCTAACATCTACAAGACAGACCGTACCAAGTACGAGAACACTGCCCGATCCTGGACCCAGAAGTATGCAATGGGATGA
- the LOC103845045 gene encoding uncharacterized protein LOC103845045, with product MAAGDYFRIRDDLMGAGDELMLLRYLKPMIDDGASWPQHFTEDADVFNKNPSKEFNPENTVFVIVNPRTEACGKTDGCEYGSWRIMARDKLIKNEVTGKLLGFKKILKFCVEKTKRGREYKRSWVMEEFRLLNPKQDHVICKIRLLFHAEIGFLLSKHFSYSSGPLPATQSLPAYGYGLPDPEYEGAYYLRSLIDHENEWPSYVANDVFCMHPSALVDPHRDQMFAESGICIFTNRTEACGYTDGCDGGCWRTMEGDKPIASIMEGETFGYRRVFKFCEADGTAKYSYTDPYGEVVFLTWIMEEYRLADEEMKDKVLCVIKLLPR from the coding sequence ATGGCCGCTGGTGATTATTTTCGGATCAGAGACGACCTGATGGGAGCAGGAGACGAGCTGATGCTCTTACGTTATCTGAAGCCGATGATCGACGACGGAGCATCCTGGCCTCAACACTTCACCGAAGACGCAGACGTGTTCAACAAGAATCCAAGCAAGGAATTCAATCCTGAGAACACAGTCTTCGTGATCGTTAATCCTCGAACAGAGGCATGTGGTAAAACCGATGGATGTGAGTATGGTAGCTGGAGGATCATGGCACGTGACAAACTGATCAAGAACGAGGTGACCGGGAAGCTTCTAGGGTTCAAGAAGATTCTCAAGTTCTGCGTAGAGAAGACGAAGAGAGGCAGAGAGTACAAGAGAAGCTGGGTCATGGAAGAGTTCAGGCTTCTGAACCCTAAGCAAGATCACGTGATTTGCAAGATTCGTCTTTTGTTCCACGCCGAAATAGGTTTCTTGCTATCCAAGCATTTCTCCTATTCGTCTGGTCCGCTTCCTGCAACACAGTCATTGCCAGCTTATGGATACGGTTTGCCTGACCCAGAATACGAGGGTGCATATTATCTTCGGAGCTTGATCGATCATGAAAACGAATGGCCTAGCTACGTTGCCAACGACGTGTTCTGCATGCATCCATCGGCGCTTGTGGATCCTCATCGAGATCAGATGTTTGCAGAATCAGGAATCTGCATCTTCACTAACCGGACAGAGGCTTGTGGTTATACCGATGGGTGTGATGGAGGTTGCTGGAGGACCATGGAGGGTGATAAACCCATCGCTTCGATCATGGAGGGTGAGACTTTTGGTTACAGGAGGGTTTTCAAGTTCTGCGAAGCGGATGGTACAGCCAAATACTCCTATACTGATCCCTACGGAGAAGTTGTGTTTCTGACTTGGATTATGGAGGAGTATAGGCTTGCCGACGAGGAGATGAAGGATAAAGTGTTGTGCGTTATCAAGCTTCTTCCGAGGTAA
- the LOC103845049 gene encoding KH domain-containing protein At5g56140 isoform X2, whose translation MMMMTSLGGGGGGGGGGRLMAYSSSLSVPPSAPHSPSYSGGLRSQSSMFVEQEKYLSELLEERHKLTPFFPVIPHARRLLNQEIMRVTTLLENATVLTQSGLNPLGNGRIFQNARADLSGWGASQFPSERSVPSSPGPNWLNSPGSPSGLIAKRTLRVDIPVDDYPNYNFVGRLLGPRGNSLKRVEASTDCRVLIRGRGSIKDPVKEEMMRGKPGFEHLNEPLHILVEAELPIEIIDARLMQAREILDDLLTPMETHDVYKKQQLRELALLNGTLRDEGSPMSGSVSPFNGLGMKRAKTREDV comes from the exons atgatgatgatgacgtcgctcggtggaggtggtggtggggGCGGCGGAGGGAGGTTGATGGCGTATTCGTCGTCTCTTTCGGTTCCTCCTTCTGCTCCTCATTCCCCTAGCTATTCCGGTGGTCTACGATCACAGTCTTCTATGTTCGTTGAACAAGAAAA GTATCTTTCAGAGCTACTTGAAGAGCGTCATAAGCTCACTCCATTCTTTCCCGTTATTCCACATGCACGTCGGCTACTAAACCAGG AGATTATGCGTGTAACCACACTGTTGGAGAATGCCACAGTTTTGACTCAGAGTGGGCTTAACCCTCTAGGTAATGGAAGGATATTTCAGAATGCAAGAGCTGACCTTAGCGGATGGGGAGCCTCACAATTTCCATCAGAA AGATCTGTTCCATCTTCTCCGGGACCAAACTGGCTTAACTCACCTGGCAGTCCGTCCGGTCTGATCGCCAAGCGAACCCTCAGAGTCGATATTCCAGTCGACGACTATCCAAAT tACAATTTCGTTGGTCGCCTCCTCGGTCCTAGAGGAAACTCCTTGAAGCGAGTTGAAGCAAGCACTGATTGTCGTGTTCTTATAAGAGGAAGAGGCAGCATAAAAGATCCAGTTAAG GAGGAAATGATGAGAGGAAAACCAGGATTTGAGCACTTAAATGAGCCACTTCATATCTTAGTCGAAGCAGAGTTACCAATTGAGATCATTGATGCACGTCTCATGCAAGCTCGGGAGATACTCGATGATCTTCTTACTCCTATG GAAACGCATGATGTCTACAAGAAACAGCAGCTGCGAGAGCTAGCATTACTCAATGGAACTCTTCGTGATGAAGGATCTCCAATGTCCGGTTCTGTTTCTCCTTTCAATGGCCTTGGAATGAAGAGAGCCAAAACAAGAGAAGATGTGTAG
- the LOC103845050 gene encoding ubiquitin-conjugating enzyme E2 30 isoform X2: MASRRINSELRDLQKDPPFSCSAGPVGDDMYHWQATIMGPTDSPFTGGVFLVSIHFPPDYPFKPPKVSFRTKVYHPNVNSNGSICLDILKEQWSPALTISKVLLSISSLLTDPNPDDPLVPEIANIYKTDRTKYENTARSWTQKYAMG, translated from the exons ATGGCTTCTAGAAGAATTAACAGCGAGCTTAGGGACCTGCAAAAGGACCCTCCTTTCTCTTGCAGTGCCG GTCCTGTGGGTGATGATATGTACCACTGGCAAGCAACTATCATGGGTCCAACTGATAGCCCATTCACCGGTGGTGTATTTCTTGTTTCCATTCACTTCCCTCCAGATTACCCCTTCAAGCCACCAAAG GTTTCTTTCCGCACCAAGGTCTATCACCCGAATGTCAACAGTAATGGCAGCATCTGTCTTGACATTCTGAAGGAGCAGTGGAGCCCTGCTCTTACCATATCCAAG GTTCTTCTGTCGATAAGCTCATTGCTGACGGATCCAAACCCTGATGATCCTCTGGTTCCAGAGATAGCTAACATCTACAAGACAGACCGTACCAAGTACGAGAACACTGCCCGATCCTGGACCCAGAAGTATGCAATGGGATGA
- the LOC103845046 gene encoding transcription factor MYB80, which produces MGRIPCCEKENVKRGQWTPEEDNKLASYIAQHGTRNWRLIPKNAGLQRCGKSCRLRWTNYLRPDLKHGQFSEAEEHIIVKFHSVLGNRWSLIAAQLPGRTDNDVKNYWNTKLKKKLSGIGIDPVTHKPFSHLMAEITTTLNPPQVSHLAEAALGCFKDEMLHLLTKKRVDLNQINFSSPNPNNFNRTVDNEAGKMKMDGLENGNGIMKLWDMGNGFSYGSSSSSFGNEDKNDGAASPAVAAWRGHGGIRTAVAETAAAEEEERRKLKGEVVDQEENGSQGGRGDGMLMMRSQHDQHQHHVFNVDNVLWDLQADDLINHVV; this is translated from the exons ATGGGTAGGATTCCATGCTGTGAAAAGGAGAATGTGAAGAGAGGGCAATGGACTCCTGAAGAAGACAACAAACTGGCTTCTTACATTGCTCAACATGGTACTCGTAATTGGCGTCTCATCCCTAAAAACGCTG GATTGCAGAGATGTGGAAAGAGTTGTAGACTACGGTGGACAAACTATTTGCGTCCTGACCTGAAACATGGTCAATTTTCTGAGGCTGAAGAACATATCATCGTCAAGTTTCACTCTGTTCTTGGTAACCG GTGGTCGTTGATTGCGGCCCAGCTTCCTGGTCGAACAGACAACGATGTGAAAAATTATTGGAACACAAAGCTGAAGAAGAAGTTGTCGGGAATCGGAATAGATCCCGTAACCCACAAGCCTTTCTCGCATCTAATGGCAGAGATAACCACTACACTCAATCCTCCTCAAGTCTCACACCTCGCTGAAGCTGCCCTCGGATGTTTCAAGGACGAGATGCTTCACTTGCTCACCAAGAAACGTGTTGACCTAAACCAAATCAACTTCTCCAGCCCTAACCCTAACAACTTTAACCGAACCGTTGATAACGAAGCTGGTAAGATGAAAATGGATGGTTTGGAGAATGGTAATGGGATAATGAAGCTATGGGACATGGGGAATGGATTCTCCTATGGATCTTCTTCGTCATCGTTTGGGAATGAAGACAAAAATGATGGAGCTGCGTCTCCTGCGGTTGCGGCGTGGAGGGGTCACGGTGGAATACGTACAGCGGTGGCTGAAACTGCGGCAgcggaggaggaagagaggagGAAATTGAAGGGAGAAGTGGTGGACCAAGAGGAGAATGGATCTCAAGGAGGAAGAGGAGATGGAATGTTGATGATGAGGAGCCAGCATGATCAACATCAACATCATGTGTTTAATGTGGACAATGTCTTGTGGGATTTACAAGCTGATGATCTCATTAATCATGTGGTTTGA
- the LOC103845047 gene encoding THO complex subunit 3, which translates to MEETIPFKNLHSREYQGHKKKVHSVAWNSNGTKLASGSVDQTARVWTIEPHGHSKVKDLELKGHTDSVDQLCWDPKHSDLVATASGDKSVRLWDARSGKCTQQAELSGENINITYRPDGTHIAVGNRDDELTILDVRKFNKSLYKRKFSYEVNEIAWNMSGDLFFLTTGLGTVEVLSYPLEKMQNDLKPVDTLTAHTAGCYCIAIDPKGRYFAVGSADSLVSLWDMSDMLCLRTFTKLDSPVRTISFNHSGEYIASASEDLFIDIANVQTGRTVHQIPCRAAMNSVEWNPKYNLLAYAGDDKSAKYYGDEGVFRIFGFDSS; encoded by the exons ATGGAGGAGACTATTCCTTTCAAGAATCTTCATAGCAGAGAGTATCAAGGTCACAAGAAGAAG GTACATTCGGTGGCTTGGAACTCTAATGGGACAAAGCTTGCCTCTGGTTCTGTTGACCAAACCGCTCGTGTTTGGACCATCGAACCACACGGTCAT AGTAAGGTTAAGGACCTTGAGCTAAAGGGACATACTGACAGTGTGGATCAGCTATGTTGGGACCCAAAACATTCAGATCTCGTTGCTACTGCCTCTGGTGATAAGAGCGTTCGTCTCTGGGATGCTCGCA GTGGAAAATGCACGCAGCAGGCAGAGCTTAGTGGGGAGAATATAAACATCACCTACAGACCTGACGGGACACATATAGCTGTTGGTAATAGG GACGATGAGCTTACCATTCTCGATGTTCGCAAGTTTAATAAATCCCTATACAAGCGCAAATTCTCATATGAG GTAAATGAGATTGCTTGGAACATGTCAGGAGATCTTTTCTTCTTGACTACTGGACTTG GCACTGTTGAAGTTCTTTCATATCCACTTGAGAAAATGCAAAATGATCTTAAACCAGTTGACACTCTCACTGCCCACACAGCCGGGTGCTACTGCATTGCAATTGATCCTAAAGGAAG ATACTTTGCTGTTGGGAGTGCTGATTCTTTAGTCAGCCTTTGGGATATGTCAGACATGCTTTGTTTGAGAACATTTACAAAACTTGA CTCGCCCGTCAGGACAATAAGCTTCAACCATTCAGGAGAATACATTGCTTCAGCTAGTGAGGATCTATTTATAGATATT GCAAACGTCCAAACTGGACGCACGGTGCATCAAATTCCATGTCGAGCTGCCATGAACAGCGTGGAGTGGAATCCCAAATACAACTTACTTGCATATGCAGGTGATGACAAGAGTGCCAAGTATTATGGTGATGAAG GTGTTTTCCGAATATTTGGTTTTGATAGCTCGTAG
- the LOC103845044 gene encoding cytochrome c oxidase assembly protein COX15 encodes MLRAVGSVLKRNKESIYGIARGSTSSSHRAFTSSTTVNSASSSPLAGNSFNGLRSLLKGQKAPTFRKMSTLAASSSEGKEGLKLLVTGGPQARKWVGTWLFGSAAWVFSMVVLGGVTRLTRSGLSMTDWKFTGEFPPLSDEAWAKEFEKYKQSPEYKRVNKGMNLEDFKFIYWMEYAHRMWGRGLGIMFALPFSYFLRKGYITLRLGVQLSGLFALGAGQGFIGWWMVKSGLEEPPSEYSQPRVSPYRLAAHLTSAFAIYCGLFWTALSVVMPEPPAESLAWVRGAAKVKRLALPVSFIVGITAISGAFVAGNDAGRAFNTFPKMGDTWIPDGIFEMKPLIRNFFENTATVQLDHRLLATTTLLAIGTMWWFTRKLDIHPAVKALIGSTVGMTAVQVTLGVSTLLSYVPVSLGSAHQAGALTLLTLMLLLNHTLRRPSPSLLKSLPQVAKSNFS; translated from the exons atgctTCGTGCGGTTGGATCTGTTCTGAAGAGGAACAAGGAATCGATTTATGGAATCGCTAGAGGATCCACGTCTTCGTCTCATCGCGCTTTCACATCTTCAACTACTGTAAACTCCGCTTCGTCTTCTCCTCTAGCTGGAAACTCCTTCAATGGCTTGCGATCTCTGCTCAAA GGTCAAAAGGCTCCAACTTTCAGAAAGATGTCAACTTTAGCGGCGAGTAGCTCAGAAGGTAAAGAGGGTTTGAAGCTGCTTGTCACCGGAGGACCCCAAGCTCGGAAATGGGTTGGAACATGGCTTTTCGGTTCAGCAGCTTGGGTGTTCAGCATGGTGGTACTAGGCGGTGTAACCCGGTTAACTCGGTCCGGTTTATCCATGACTGATTGGAAGTTCACCGGCGAGTTCCCTCCTCTGTCAGACGAAGCTTGGGCTAAGGAGTTTGAGAAATATAAACAGTCACCTGAATATAAACG TGTGAACAAAGGCATGAATCTTGAGGATTTCAAGTTCATTTATTGGATGGAGTATGCTCATCGTATGTGGGGAAGAGGGTTGGGAATCATGTTTGCTTTGCCGTTTTCTTATTTCTTGCGTAAAGGCTATATTACTCTACGTCTTGGAGTTCAGCTCTCTGGTTTGTTTGCACTTGGTGCTGGTCAAGGTTTCATTGGTTGGTGGATGGTTAAAAGTGGCTTAGAG GAGCCGCCGTCTGAGTATTCTCAGCCGAGGGTAAGCCCATACCGTCTTGCAGCTCACTTAACCTCAGCTTTCGCCATATATTGTGGACTTTTCTGGACCGCTCTCTCTGTTGTTATGCCTGAACCACCGGCTGAGTCACTGGCTTGGGTTCGGGGAGCAGCTAAAGTGAAGAGGCTTGCATTACCAGTAAGCTTCATTGTTGGTATCACTGCCATCTCTGGAGCCTTTGTTGCTGGAAATGATGCT GGTCGTGCATTTAACACGTTCCCGAAAATGGGTGATACATGGATCCCAGATGGTATATTTGAGATGAAACCACTTATACGCAACTTTTTTGAGAACACAGCAACTGTTCAG CTCGATCATCGCCTTCTGGCGACCACTACACTGCTCGCGATTGGAACAATGTGGTGGTTCACAAGGAAGCTAGACATACATCCAGCTGTTAAGGCTTTGATTGGAAGCACTGTCGGAATGACTGCTGTTCAG GTGACGTTAGGTGTATCAACTCTTCTGAGTTATGTTCCAGTTTCACTAGGAAGTGCACACCAAGCAGGAGCTTTAACACTTCTCACTTTGATGTTGCTTCTCAATCACACTCTTCGGAGGCCATCGCCTTCTCTTCTCAAATCTCTTCCACAAGTCGCTAAGTCAAATTTCAGCTAA
- the LOC103845048 gene encoding uncharacterized protein LOC103845048 gives MAGTKDSHIVEIPVDEEHKEKQQQQQQQLVTVPTPGILKVIQQHPLSEISESPGHLLLLKLWQREEDLFCRRVLRKESRLESIKREIFQLCCFFLIFHGFFFTILYSSSCPGDDDDVTNAVCKKWWIPSALSLATSLVLVFLVQAKLFLFWKVSRGVHRERNDNRTLTRCVLELRMKGSSFDLSKEPMSGKRMKSSSVEIKWKPVTWFSQYLITILLLCFAGLFFPVSKFILCGF, from the coding sequence ATGGCTGGAACTAAAGATTCTCACATAGTCGAGATTCCTGTAGACGAAGAGCACAAAGagaagcaacaacaacaacaacaacagttgGTCACGGTCCCAACTCCGGGAATACTCAAAGTGATTCAACAGCATCCGTTGTCTGAGATCTCAGAGTCTCCAGGCCATCTCTTGCTTCTGAAGCTATGGCAAAGAGAAGAAGATCTCTTCTGCCGCCGCGTCCTCCGCAAAGAATCAAGGCTCGAGTCAATCAAAAGAGAGATCTTTCAGCTCTGCTGCTTCTTCCTCATATTCCACggcttcttcttcaccatcctCTACTCTTCTTCCTGCCCTGGTGACGATGATGACGTGACCAATGCTGTCTGCAAGAAGTGGTGGATACCTTCTGCATTGTCGCTAGCCACCTCGCTGGTTCTGGTGTTTCTGGTCCAGGCCAAGCTGTTCTTGTTCTGGAAAGTTTCCAGAGGAGTTCACAGGGAGAGGAACGATAACAGGACGCTGACGCGGTGTGTGTTGGAGCTGAGGATGAAAGGGTCGAGCTTTGATCTGTCCAAGGAGCCGATGAGTGGGAAGAGGATGAAGAGCTCGAGCGTTGAGATCAAGTGGAAGCCTGTTACTTGGTTCTCTCAGTATTTGATCaccattcttcttctttgctttgCAGGGTTGTTCTTCCCCGTCTCCAAGTTCATCCTCTGCGGATTTTGA
- the LOC103845049 gene encoding KH domain-containing protein At5g56140 isoform X3 produces MYLSELLEERHKLTPFFPVIPHARRLLNQEIMRVTTLLENATVLTQSGLNPLGNGRIFQNARADLSGWGASQFPSERSVPSSPGPNWLNSPGSPSGLIAKRTLRVDIPVDDYPNYNFVGRLLGPRGNSLKRVEASTDCRVLIRGRGSIKDPVKEEMMRGKPGFEHLNEPLHILVEAELPIEIIDARLMQAREILDDLLTPMEETHDVYKKQQLRELALLNGTLRDEGSPMSGSVSPFNGLGMKRAKTREDV; encoded by the exons AT GTATCTTTCAGAGCTACTTGAAGAGCGTCATAAGCTCACTCCATTCTTTCCCGTTATTCCACATGCACGTCGGCTACTAAACCAGG AGATTATGCGTGTAACCACACTGTTGGAGAATGCCACAGTTTTGACTCAGAGTGGGCTTAACCCTCTAGGTAATGGAAGGATATTTCAGAATGCAAGAGCTGACCTTAGCGGATGGGGAGCCTCACAATTTCCATCAGAA AGATCTGTTCCATCTTCTCCGGGACCAAACTGGCTTAACTCACCTGGCAGTCCGTCCGGTCTGATCGCCAAGCGAACCCTCAGAGTCGATATTCCAGTCGACGACTATCCAAAT tACAATTTCGTTGGTCGCCTCCTCGGTCCTAGAGGAAACTCCTTGAAGCGAGTTGAAGCAAGCACTGATTGTCGTGTTCTTATAAGAGGAAGAGGCAGCATAAAAGATCCAGTTAAG GAGGAAATGATGAGAGGAAAACCAGGATTTGAGCACTTAAATGAGCCACTTCATATCTTAGTCGAAGCAGAGTTACCAATTGAGATCATTGATGCACGTCTCATGCAAGCTCGGGAGATACTCGATGATCTTCTTACTCCTATG GAGGAAACGCATGATGTCTACAAGAAACAGCAGCTGCGAGAGCTAGCATTACTCAATGGAACTCTTCGTGATGAAGGATCTCCAATGTCCGGTTCTGTTTCTCCTTTCAATGGCCTTGGAATGAAGAGAGCCAAAACAAGAGAAGATGTGTAG